In Betta splendens chromosome 22, fBetSpl5.4, whole genome shotgun sequence, the following proteins share a genomic window:
- the si:ch211-266g18.10 gene encoding axoneme-associated protein mst101(2) isoform X16 gives MAEGAKSASSTAATAADGAAAQPRASLRAKGVGLLRKVKVSVELLVALVALLSWGVVGVVMFDFVEYKTVPDIQQVIADPVQAVNNAVDEVSSLLHKFQECAPDLSDPMSAATYAAEEISEAKDGFVRYFSDEEGNFYLSYVDPVVIGRGAFHSANDLMGEAAGSFRDTVCAAVDTVLGTITNINKGQTDLSYVDPVVIGRAAFSVTNESICGVMGYIQDMLCRILDSILDVVKGSSDISFMDPVVIGRNVFQSLDDTVSGLVGHIQDALCSVLDSTLDVTKGSTDLSFIDPVVIGRNAFSATNDFTSEITGGIQDVLCSVLDAILDTLKDFQDAVGFHPVSVLKRTAEVTLEPINMLIGYISTSLIGEEGIVPDVSIDPMKVVEDALLEVTDKKDLILAYMSSMLVGDQGEPVATPGVNVVTEKDETVVAPSDMKLIRKEGEFLPPFDKVLLDEMERDAIKEVKEAIIEEEKPKKKPLRAGKDIQKLTIGEAKMKKEEKEVKKQTKEREEAKKLLKEEKKIKKALKEEKEVKKHVKEREEAKKPLKEEKKIKEPRKEEKEVKKRAKEREEAKKHLKEERKRKKPLKEEKELKKQTKEREEAKKTLIEDEKIKKPLKEVKEVKKQPKVREEAMKPLKEDEKMKIPLKEEKEVKKQPKELTEAKKSLKKEKADKKQTKKEEKTKKPFKEEKEQKKLLKEDKEEKKLPAKEKKIKKPHEHVKESKKQLRERKVKKLVIVVKKEKKPLTKPSKKEKQVDKPRVEKIILKPFREDKNITKPSQRNAEDKKPIKEEKLLKQRKEAKTHRVEKVILKALKDDKNITVPPKQDKEVTKPHKEKKVIKEPSKKEKEVKKPQKEKREVRTPHKEKKTKEPSKEKEIKKPQLKKETKKEKEVKTPTKEKKETKQSPKEVKKPHIVEKVILKPLREDKNMTKAPQQKSEVKKPIKKHLKEKKDLMTFLKRKETKKPLKDEKEVKKLPKVEKVVLKPPKEDRNITVPPKQDKEAKESYKKKKETKQPSKEERQDRKSPKEKKETKEPSKEKKEDKKPLKQEKETKQPPKEKKEVKKPHKKEKEVKETTKDKKETKEQSKEKKQPKKPLKEKKELKEPHKEEKKVKEPPKEKELKQSHKEEKKVKEPPKEKELKQSHKEEKKVKEPLKEKKETKEPSKEKKELRKPPKEKKETKQPLKEKKETKQPPREKKETKEPSKEEKETKDSLKEKKEVKAPPKEKKDTKEHPKEKKETKEPPREKKQLKGLLKEENEVKEPAKEKKETKEHPKEKETIEPPKEKKELKELLKEEKEVKEPPKEKKETQEPPKEKKELKEPRKEEKEVKESPQEKKETKLPPKEKKETKEPSRAKKQTKEPPKETKGAKEPPKEKKETKEPPKEKKELKEPLKEEKEVKESPKEKRETKEPSRSKKEAKEPPKEREETKEPSKEKKETKEPLKEKKETKEPPKEKKETKESPKKKKETKEPSKEKKETKEPLKEKKETKEPPKEKKDTKEPHKEEKEVKESFKEKMEGTKPPKEKKELKEPLKEEKEVKEPPKEKKETKEPPKEKKELKEPRKEDKEVKESPKEKKETKLPPKEKKETKEPSRAKKQTKEPPKETKGAKEPPKEKKETKEPPKEKKELKEPLKEEKEVKESPKEKRETKEPSRSKKEAKEPPKERKETKEPFKERKETKEPLKEKKETKEPPKEKKETKEPPKEKKETKEPPKEKKEIKEPSKEKKETKEPFKEKKETKEPPKEKKETKEPPKEKKETKEPLKEKKETKEPPKEKKETKEPHKEEKEVKESFKEEMEGTKPPKEKKELKEPLKEKKETKEPSRAKKETKEPPKEKKENNEHPKEQKELKEPHKEEKEVKEPLEEKKELKEPHKEDREVKKPSEEKRETKETPKKVKEHKKPYKHEKETKDPHKEKTDKKLQQETKEVKKPAIKEKYISKPPEEKKLPKDDVTKPPKDEKELKKTLKETKEVKETPKVEKDKRPFKEIETKKLTEEQKEVKKPSKEGKTLKLTLSPKEHRELSIKAEKVPQKLEKDVDKPKMAATRVKVVRKDVVSVLKKEHHNITKAEVPRDKAKAAPKKKGPVEKVVLDKEAKVKAVSVKKTEVSKLKRKAAVTKREPAPLKTKPTQTLKAETPPKNVSLPTEKVKVVPLKKVAAVLKEKKVEPVILKKAPVIKAKLKPAAQKKETEVKPVLVKKVTVQEVRKERPKPAAERKEPKAAVEKVRRAVTKGGAATLKAKPKRVHVKKELEPPREKEKPVAVKKAMLREKSKPLHVKRVGKTEPEVSKVKATTPVTVKDKPVEKKYKEEKTKVDRVLKEIQVSAKKEKPVEKKEEKVKEPAVSDSFFMEEELPYFQCFFVDEDEAQFPFYAFSPLQL, from the exons ATGGCTGAAG gAGCCAAATCAGCCTCCTCCACTGCGGCCACTGCGGCCGATGGAGCGGCAGCTCAACCGAGGGCCTCCCTCAGGGCCAAAGGTGTGGGACTCCTCCGGAAGGTCAAGGTGtccgtggagctgctggttgcGCTGGTGGCTCTTCTGTCCTGGGGGGTTGTGGGAGTGGTGATGTTTGACTTTGTGGAGTACAAGACCGTCCCTG ACATTCAGCAAGTGATTGCGGACCCTGTTCAAGCCGTGAACAACGCCGTTGACGAAGTTTCCAGTCTGCTCCATAAGTTTCAAG AATGTGCTCCTGATCTAAGCGACCCCATGTCTGCCGCCACCTACGCAGCTGAGGAAATATCGGAAGCAAAAGACGGATTCGTCCGATATTTTTCAGATGAGGAGG GAAACTTCTACCTCAGCTACGTGGACCCTGTGGTGATCGGCAGAGGAGCTTTCCATTCGGCTAATGACTTGATGGGTGAAGCAGCGGGCTCCTTCAGGGACACAGTGTGTGCTGCGGTGGACACCGTTCTGGGCACTATCACGAATATAAATAAAG gacaaactgacctcagctACGTTGACCCTGTGGTCATAGGCAGAGCTGCCTTCAGTGTTACTAATGAGTCCATCTGTGGGGTGATGGGCTACATCCAGGACATGCTCTGCAGGATTCTAGACTCTATTCTGGATGTCGTTAAAG GATCCTCTGATATTAGCTTCATGGACCCTGTGGTTATAGGGAGGAATGTCTTCCAGAGTCTTGATGACACTGTGAGTGGATTAGTGGGCCACATCCAGGACGCGCTGTGCTCAGTCTTAGACAGCACACTGGATGTCACAAAAG GATCCACTGACCTTAGCTTCATCGACCCTGTGGTTATTGGCAGAAATGCCTTCAGTGCCACTAATGACTTTACTAGTGAAATAACAGGAGGCATCCAGGatgtgctctgttcagtcctgGATGCAATACTGGACACATTAAAAG ACTTCCAGGACGCTGTGGGATTCCATCCTGTCTCAGTTCTCAAGAGAACTGCAGAGGTCACCTTAGAACCAATAAACATGCTCATAGGCTACATCTCCACGTCACTGATTGGAGAAGAAG GCATCGTGCCTGATGTTTCCATTGACCCCATGAAGGTTGTGGAAGATGCTTTGTTGGAGGTCACAGACAAGAAGGATTTGATCTTGGCCTACATGTCGAGCATGCTTGTTGGGGATCAAG GTGAGCCTGTTGCCACTCCAGGTGTAAATGTAGTAACAGAAAAAG aTGAAACTGTAGTTGCACCGTCTGATATGAAATTGATAAGAAAAGAAG gtgaattcctgcccccCTTTGACAAAG TTCTCCTAGATGAAATGGAACGAGATGCCATAAAAGAAGTTAAGGAAGCCATTATTGAAG AAGAAAAGCCAAAGAAGAAACCCCTGAGAGCAGGGAAAGATATCCAGAAACTGACTATAGGAGAagctaaaatgaaaaaagaagagaaggaagtcAAGAAACAAACTAAAGAAAGGGAGGAAGCAAAGAAACTTCtcaaagaagagaagaaaataaagaaggctctcaaagaagagaaggaagtcAAGAAACATGttaaagaaagagaggaagcaaAGAAACCTCttaaagaagagaagaaaataaaagaacctcgcaaagaagagaaagaagtcAAGAAACGTGCTAAAGAAAGGGAGGAAGCAAAGAAACATCTCaaagaagagaggaaaaggaagaagcctctcaaagaagagaaagaactcaagaaacaaactaaagagagggaggaagcaaaGAAAACTCTCATAGAAGACGAGAAGATAAAGAAACCTCTCAAAGAAGTGAAGGAAGTCAAGAAACAACCCAAAGTAAGGGAAGAAGCAATGAAACCTCTTAAAGAAGACGAGAAAATGAAGATACCTCTcaaagaagagaaggaagttAAGAAACAACCCAAAGAATTGACTGAAGCAAAGAAATCTCtgaaaaaagagaaagcagacaaaaaacaaaccaaaaaggaggagaagacaaAGAAACCTTTTAAAGAAGAGAAGGAACAAAAGAAGCTTCTCAAAGAAGACAAGGAAGAAAAGAAACTTCctgcaaaagagaaaaaaatcaagAAACCACATGAACATGTAAAGGAATCTAAAAAACAACTTAGAGAGAGGAAAGTAAAGAAACTTGTCATAGTAGTCAAGAAGGAAAAGAAACCTCTCACAAAACCATctaaaaaagagaaacaagtcGATAAACCTCGAGTAGAAAAAATAATCTTAAAACCGTTTAGAGaagataaaaacatcacaaagcCATCACAACGAAACGCAGAAGATAAGAAACCTATTAAGGAAGAGAAGCTTcttaaacaaagaaaagaagcCAAGACTCACAGAGtagaaaaagtaattttaaAAGCTCTCAAAGATGATAAGAACATCACAGTGCCACCTAAACAAGATAAAGAAGTCACAAAacctcacaaagaaaagaaggtaATCAAAGAACCATCCAAAAAAGAGAAGGAGGTTAAGAAACctcaaaaagaaaagagggaagtCAGGACacctcacaaagaaaagaaaacgaaAGAACCATCCAAAGAAAAGGAAATCAAGAAACCTCAATTAAAGAAGGAAACCAAAAAAGAGAAGGAAGTCAAGACTCCtaccaaagaaaagaaggaaaccaaACAATCTCCCAAAGAGGTTAAAAAACCTCACATAGTAGAAAAAGTGATCTTAAAACCTCTCAGAGAagataaaaacatgacaaaagcCCCACAACAAAAATCAGAAGTCAAGAAACCAAtcaaaaaacatctgaaagaaaagaaagaccTTATGACATTTCttaaaaggaaagaaacaaagaaacctCTTAAAGATGAGAAAGAAGTTAAAAAGCTGCCCAAGGTAGAAAAAGTAGTCCTGAAACCTCCCAAAGAAGATAGAAACATCACAGTACCACCTAAACAAGATAAAGAGGCTAAGGAGtcttataaaaaaaagaaggaaaccaaACAACCATCTAAAGAAGAGAGGCAAGACAGGAAATCCccaaaagaaaagaaggaaaccaaagaaccttctaaggaaaagaaagaagataaGAAACCTCTCAAACAAGAAAAGGAAACCAAACAACCTCctaaagaaaagaaggaagttaagaaaccacacaaaaaagagaaGGAAGTCAAGGAAACTACCAAGGATAAGAAGGAAACCAAAGAACAAtctaaagaaaagaaacaacctAAGAAACCtctcaaagaaaagaaggaactaAAGGAACCACACAAGGAAGAGAAGAAAGTCAAGgaacctcccaaagaaaaggaactaaaacaatcacacaaagaagagaagaaagtcaaggaacctcccaaagaaaaggaactaaaacaatcacacaaagaagagaagaaagtcAAGGAACCtctcaaagaaaagaaggaaactAAAGAACCAtctaaagaaaagaaagaacttAGGAAACCTCCCAAGGAAAAGAAGGAAACCAAACAACCACTTAAGGAAAAGAAGGAAACCAAACAACCACctagagaaaagaaagaaaccaaagaaccatctaaagaagaaaaagaaaccaAAGATTCACttaaagaaaagaaggaagtcAAGGCACctcccaaagaaaagaaggacacCAAAGAACatcccaaagaaaagaaagagaccAAAGAACCTCCCAGAGAAAAGAAACAACTAAAAGGACTACTCAAAGAAGAGAACGAAGTCAAGGAACCtgccaaagaaaagaaggaaaccaaAGAACATCCCAAAGAAAAGGAGACCATAGAACCTCcgaaagaaaagaaggaactaAAAGAACTACTcaaagaagagaaggaagtcaaggaacctcccaaagaaaagaaagaaacccaagaacctcccaaagaaaagaaggaactaAAAGAACCACggaaagaagagaaggaagtcAAGGAATCTCCCcaagaaaagaaggaaaccaaACTACCACctaaggaaaaaaaggagaccAAAGAACCATCTAGAGCAAAGAAGCAAACCAAAGAACCTCCCAAAGAAACGAAGGGAGCTAAAGAACctcccaaagaaaaaaaagaaaccaaagagcctcccaaagaaaagaaggaactaAAAGAACCACTcaaagaagagaaggaagtcAAGGAATCTCCCAAAGAAAAGAGGGAAACCAAAGAACCATCTAGATCAAAGAAGGAAGCCAAAGAACCTCCCAAAGAAAGGGAGGAAACCAAAGAACCttccaaagaaaagaaggaaaccaaagaacctctcaaagaaaagaaagaaaccaaagaacctcccaaagaaaagaaagaaaccaaagaaTCTcccaaaaaaaagaaggaaacaaaagaaccttccaaagaaaagaaggaaaccaaagaacctctcaaagaaaagaaagaaaccaaagaacctcccaaagaaaagaaagataccaaagaaccacacaaagaagagaaggaagtcAAGGAATCTTTCAAAGAAAAGATGGAAGGTACGAAACctcccaaagaaaagaaggaactaAAAGAACCACTcaaagaagagaaggaagtcaaggaacctcccaaagaaaagaaagaaaccaaagaacctcccaaagaaaagaaggaactaAAAGAACCACGCAAAGAAGATAAGGAAGTCAAGGAATctcccaaagaaaagaaggaaaccaaACTACCACCTAAGGAAAAGAAGGAGACCAAAGAACCATCTAGAGCAAAGAAGCAAACCAAAGAACCTCCCAAAGAAACGAAGGGAGCCAAAGAACctcccaaagaaaaaaaagaaaccaaagagcctcccaaagaaaagaaggaactaAAAGAACCACTcaaagaagagaaggaagtcAAGGAATCTCCCAAAGAAAAGAGGGAAACCAAAGAACCATCTAGATCAAAGAAGGAAGCCAAAGAACCTCccaaagaaaggaaggaaaccaaagaacctttcaaagaaaggaaggaaaccaaagaacctctcaaagaaaagaaagaaaccaaagaacctcccaaagaaaagaaagaaaccaaagaacctcccaaagaaaagaaagaaaccaaagaacctcccaaagaaaagaaggaaatcAAAGAACCttccaaagaaaagaaggaaaccaaagaacctttcaaagaaaagaaagaaaccaaagaacctcccaaagaaaagaaagaaaccaaagaacctcccaaagaaaagaaggaaaccaaagaacctctcaaagaaaagaaagaaaccaaagaacctcccaaagaaaagaaagaaaccaaagaaccacacaaagaagagaaggaagtcAAGGAATCTTTCAAAGAAGAGATGGAAGGGACGAAACctcccaaagaaaagaaggaactaAAAGAACCactcaaagaaaagaaggaaaccaaAGAACCTTCTAGAGCAAAGAAGGAAACCAAAgaacctcccaaagaaaagaaggaaaacaatGAACATCCCAAAGAACAGAAGGAACTAAAAGAACCAcacaaagaagagaaggaagtcAAGGAACCCCTCGAAGAAAAGAAGGAACTAAAGGAACCACACAAAGAAGATAGGGAAGTTAAGAAACCTTctgaagaaaagagagaaacaaaagagaCACCTAAAAAAGTGAAGGAACATAAGAAACCTTACAAACACGAAAAGGAAACCAAAGATCCACACAAAGAGAAGACAGATAAAAAACtacaacaagaaacaaaggaAGTCAAGAAACctgcaataaaagaaaaatatatctCAAAGCCACCTGAAGAAAAGAAACTCCCTAAAGATGATGTCACAAAACCACCTAAAGACGAGAAAGAACTGAAAAAaaccctaaaagaaacaaaggaagTCAAGGAAACACCCAAAGTTGAAAAAGATAAAAGACCTTTCAAAGAAATAGAGACCAAGAAATTAACTGAAGAACAGAAGGAAGTAAAGAAACCATCCAAAGAGGGAAAAACACTCAAACTAACTTTATCACCTAAAGAACACAGAGAACTGTCTATAAAGGCAGAAAAAGTACCACAGAAGCTGGAAAAAGATGTAGACAAACCTAAAATGGCTGCAACAAGGGTGAAAGTGGTCAGGAAGGATGTTGTATCTGTTCTAAAGAAGGAACATCACAACATCACAAAAGCAG AAGTTCCAAGGGACAAGGCCAAAGCAGCGCCCAAAAAGAAAG GCCCAGTTGAAAAGGTCGTATTGGACAAAG aaGCCAAAGTCAAAGCAGTATCTGTAAAGAAAA CTGAGGTTTCAAAACTGAAGCGTAAAGCAGCCGTGACAAAGAGAG AACCTGCTCCACTCAAGACAAAACCAACCCAAACACTTAAAG cagaaacaccGCCAAAAAATGTCTCGCTACCAAcagagaaggtgaaggtggTCCCATTAAAGAAAG TAGCTGCAGTTCTAAAGGAGAAAAAGGTGGAGCCAGTAATTCTCaaaaaag CACCTGTTATCAAGGCAAAACTAAAACCTGCTGCCCAGAAGAAAG AAACTGAGGTGAAGCCAGTTCTGGTCAAAAAAG TTACAGTACAAGAAGTTAGAAAGGAAAGGCCCAAACCAGCTGCGGAAAGAAAAG AGCCtaaagcagcagtggagaaagtCAGACGTGCTGTAACTAAA GGTGGTGCAGCCACGTTGAAGGCAAAGCCCAAACGAGTCCATGTGAAGAAAG AACTGGAGCCTCctagagaaaaggaaaagcctGTTGCAGTGAAGAAAG CCATGTTGAGGGAAAAGAGCAAACCCCTCCATGTAAAAAGA GTTGGTAAAACAGAGCCTGAGGTTTCAAAAGTCAAGGCTACAACCCCTGTAACAGTGAAAG ATAAACCTGTTGAGAAGAAATATAAAGAGGAGAAGACTAAAG TAGACAGAGTTCTGAAAGAGATCCAGGTGTCTGCAAAGAAAG AAAAACCAGTtgaaaagaaggaggagaaagtaaaag agcccGCTGTGTCCGACAGCTTCTTCATGGAAG aggagctgcccTACTTCCAGTGCTTCTTcgtggacgaggacgaggcccAGTTTCCCTTCTACGCCTTCTCGCCGCTGCAGCTGTGA